A genomic stretch from Ictalurus punctatus breed USDA103 chromosome 2, Coco_2.0, whole genome shotgun sequence includes:
- the cbx8a gene encoding chromobox protein homolog 8a isoform X1, whose translation MELSAVGERVFAAESIIKRRIRRGRMEYLVKWKGWSQKYSTWEPEENILDERLFAAFDERERERELYGPKKRGPKPETFLLKAKAKAKSDEFRREMSREIRVSFPVAEPVVTPRAREGLRTVVPTIFPPSTVNRGESVRVRSPEPERRPRPPLSPTHSLLDPVNTPKKRGPKPKLRFPVSAPSSSYSPTESLKRRADEHLSFSPAKMSRPAHHSGESSNCSLIQLTQRFQAESGKSPKQLGCGSSGSVALGGTLRKTAHDMLRHGTKHFSSGPSVAHTKRKHLSKNSLFQPDDLPIDRLSPKYPVPQNPGDEDEESWSPCLKNMEKITVTDITSNSLTVTIKESSTDQGFFKEQR comes from the exons ATGGAGCTCTCCGCCGTCGGGGAGAGGGTTTTCGCGGCTGAATCCATCATCAAGCGACGCATAAGAAGA GGGCGGATGGAGTATCTGGTGAAATGGAAAGGCTGGTCTCAGAA ATACAGCACCTGGGAGCCTGAGGAAAATATTCTGGATGAACGTCTGTTCGCTGCTTTCGATGAGAG AGAGCGCGAGAGGGAATTGTATGGTCCGAAAAAAAGAGGACCGAAACCAGAAACTTTCTTATTGAAG gcAAAAGCCAAAGCCAAAAGTGATGAATTCCGAAGGGAAATGTCACGAGAGATTCGAGTTTCGTTCCCAGTCGCAGAACCAGTTGTCACACCACGAGCTCGAGAAGGTCTAAGAACAGTCGTGCCTACTATCTTCCCTCCAAGCACTGTCAACAGGGGAGAAAGTGTCCGTGTTCGATCACCAGAGCCAGAGAGAAGACCTCGACCTCCCTTATCTCCAACACACAGCCTTTTGGACCCAGTAAATACACCAAAAAAGAGAGGACCAAAACCAAAGTTGCGTTTCCCTGTTAGCGCCCCTAGCAGCAGTTATTCACCCACTGAATCTCTGAAGAGGAGAGCAGACGAACATTTATCTTTTAGTCCAGCTAAAATGTCCAGGCCTGCTCATCATTCAGGAGAATCATCCAACTGCAGTCTTATCCAGTTAACTCAGAGGTTTCAGGCAGAAAGTGGTAAGTCTCCAAAACAGCTTGGTTGTGGATCGAGTGGCAGTGTTGCTCTTGGAGGCACTCTGCGAAAAACAGCTCATGATATGTTGCGACATGGCACAAAGCATTTCTCAAGTGGCCCGTCAGTTGCACACACCAAGAGGAAACATCTTTCCAAAAATAGTTTATTTCAGCCTGATGACCTGCCCATTGATCGCTTGTCTCCGAAATATCCCGTGCCACAGAATCCtggagatgaagatgaggaATCCTGGTCACCCTGCCTAAAGAACATGGAGAAAATTACTGTGACAGATATAACCAGCAACTCGTTGACTGTAACGATTAAGGAGAGCTCAACAGACCAAGGCTTCTTCAAAGAACAGAGATGA
- the cbx8a gene encoding chromobox protein homolog 8a isoform X2 produces MLAAQKPKRYSTWEPEENILDERLFAAFDERERERELYGPKKRGPKPETFLLKAKAKAKSDEFRREMSREIRVSFPVAEPVVTPRAREGLRTVVPTIFPPSTVNRGESVRVRSPEPERRPRPPLSPTHSLLDPVNTPKKRGPKPKLRFPVSAPSSSYSPTESLKRRADEHLSFSPAKMSRPAHHSGESSNCSLIQLTQRFQAESGKSPKQLGCGSSGSVALGGTLRKTAHDMLRHGTKHFSSGPSVAHTKRKHLSKNSLFQPDDLPIDRLSPKYPVPQNPGDEDEESWSPCLKNMEKITVTDITSNSLTVTIKESSTDQGFFKEQR; encoded by the exons ATGCTAGCAGCTCAGAAGCCGAAACG ATACAGCACCTGGGAGCCTGAGGAAAATATTCTGGATGAACGTCTGTTCGCTGCTTTCGATGAGAG AGAGCGCGAGAGGGAATTGTATGGTCCGAAAAAAAGAGGACCGAAACCAGAAACTTTCTTATTGAAG gcAAAAGCCAAAGCCAAAAGTGATGAATTCCGAAGGGAAATGTCACGAGAGATTCGAGTTTCGTTCCCAGTCGCAGAACCAGTTGTCACACCACGAGCTCGAGAAGGTCTAAGAACAGTCGTGCCTACTATCTTCCCTCCAAGCACTGTCAACAGGGGAGAAAGTGTCCGTGTTCGATCACCAGAGCCAGAGAGAAGACCTCGACCTCCCTTATCTCCAACACACAGCCTTTTGGACCCAGTAAATACACCAAAAAAGAGAGGACCAAAACCAAAGTTGCGTTTCCCTGTTAGCGCCCCTAGCAGCAGTTATTCACCCACTGAATCTCTGAAGAGGAGAGCAGACGAACATTTATCTTTTAGTCCAGCTAAAATGTCCAGGCCTGCTCATCATTCAGGAGAATCATCCAACTGCAGTCTTATCCAGTTAACTCAGAGGTTTCAGGCAGAAAGTGGTAAGTCTCCAAAACAGCTTGGTTGTGGATCGAGTGGCAGTGTTGCTCTTGGAGGCACTCTGCGAAAAACAGCTCATGATATGTTGCGACATGGCACAAAGCATTTCTCAAGTGGCCCGTCAGTTGCACACACCAAGAGGAAACATCTTTCCAAAAATAGTTTATTTCAGCCTGATGACCTGCCCATTGATCGCTTGTCTCCGAAATATCCCGTGCCACAGAATCCtggagatgaagatgaggaATCCTGGTCACCCTGCCTAAAGAACATGGAGAAAATTACTGTGACAGATATAACCAGCAACTCGTTGACTGTAACGATTAAGGAGAGCTCAACAGACCAAGGCTTCTTCAAAGAACAGAGATGA
- the LOC108275780 gene encoding meteorin-like protein: MIPRGSWLLQYLHILCFLTSCTADLCSWRGSGLVGSPLSGSVQQVRLRCSAGSVTWFSPRHALRIVLQANVWSARHAAVCVKALRGSRGAAMYVERAASLDLLLQDGESPEQVRCFRAHKAQSTAIFLQASPQSRAGPSVVGFRYELLRENSNVTEVQTSTMQAACRPCNDLEILKAICNSDFVVHGSIRNVSHDSERQTSVIEVQKGRVYRQRSGVFEREPDLSGSWHGHIHTLLQCGVKAGAGQFLFTGAELFGEAWLGCAPRFTDFQNLYHSAKRVHLMPCDISID, from the exons ATGATACCGAGGGGAAGCTGGTTACTCCAGTACTTGCACATATTGTGTTTTCTTACGTCCTGTACAGCAGATTTATGCAGCTGGAGAGGAAG TGGTCTGGTGGGCTCGCCTCTCTCGGGGTCAGTACAGCAGGTGCGGCTTCGCTGTTCCGCAGGTTCGGTCACGTGGTTTTCCCCGCGCCACGCTCTGCGGATCGTGCTGCAGGCGAACGTGTGGAGCGCGCGCCATGCCGCCGTGTGCGTTAAAGCGCTGCGGGGTTCTCGCGGTGCCGCGATGTACGTGGAGCGAGCGGCGAGCCTGGACCTGTTGCTGCAGGACGGGGAATCTCCGGAGCAGGTACGCTGCTTCCGCGCGCACAAAGCACAGAGTACCGCCATCTTCCTTCAGGCCAGCCCGCAGAGTCGCGCGGGTCCGAGTGTCGTCGGGTTCCGGTATGAGCTGCTGCGCGAAAATAGCAACGTTACAGAGGTTCAAACAAGCACAATGCAAG CTGCTTGTCGGCCCTGCAATGACTTGGAAATACTGAAAGCCATCTGCAACAGTGACTTTG TGGTCCATGGATCCATACGGAATGTGTCCCATGATTCTGAGCGGCAGACCTCCGTGATAGAGGTGCAGAAAGGCAGGGTGTATCGGCAACGGAGCGGAGTGTTTGAGAGAGAGCCAGACCTCTCAGGCTCCTGGCAtgggcacatacacacacttctgcaGTGCGGTGTTAAAGCAGGAGCTGGTCAGTTTCTCTTCACCGGAGCTGAACTCTTTGGGGAGGCTTGGCTTGGCTGTGCTCCTCGATTTACAGACTTCCAGAATCTCTATCATTCAGCCAAGAGGGTGCATCTGATGCCATGTGATATTTCCATAGACTGA